Proteins encoded by one window of Antechinus flavipes isolate AdamAnt ecotype Samford, QLD, Australia chromosome 4, AdamAnt_v2, whole genome shotgun sequence:
- the RAB25 gene encoding ras-related protein Rab-25, with the protein MGNGAEEDYNFVFKVVLIGESGVGKTNLLSRFTRNEFSHDSRTTIGVEFSTRTVLLGTAAVKAQIWDTAGLERYRAITSAYYRGAVGALLVFDLTKHQTYAVVERWLKELYDHAEATIVVMLVGNKSDLNHAREVPTDEARMFAENNGLLFLETSALDSTNVELAFETVLKEIFTKVSKQRQNNARANAITLGSAQPGQELGSEEKKACCISL; encoded by the exons TGGTGCTGATAGGGGAATCTGGAGTGGGAAAGACCAACCTGTTGTCAAGATTCACACGAAATGAGTTTAGCCATGACAGTCGGACAACCATCGGGGTGGAATTTTCTACTCGAACTGTGCTGCTAGGAACAGCTGCTGTCAAAGCCCAAATCTGGGACACAGCTGGGCTGGAACGATACCGTGCCATCACTTCAGC GTATTACAGAGGGGCAGTCGGGGCTTTGCTGGTATTTGATCTAACCAAACACCAGACCTATGCTGTGGTGGAGCGCTGGCTGAAGGAGCTCTATGACCATGCAGAGGCTACCATCGTGGTCATGCTGGTGGGCAATAAGAGCGACCTGAACCACGCTAGAGAGGTGCCCACGGACGAGGCTCGCATGTTTGCTG AAAATAATGGACTTCTGTTTCTTGAAACCTCAGCTCTTGACTCCACTAATGTTGAGCTGGCCTTCGAAACTGTCCTTAAAG AGATCTTCACCAAGGTGTCCAAGCAGCGGCAGAACAATGCCCGTGCCAATGCGATCACTCTGGGCAGTGCTCAGCCTGGCCAAGAGCTGGGATCTGAAGAGAAGAAGGCTTGCTGTATCAGCCTCTGA